CGACATCGCGCTCGAGGAGCTCGGCGCCCTGCGCCGGCGGCTCGCGCCCGAGTCCTACGCCGACGCGCTCGCGCTGATCCGCGCCGCCGAGGCCACCGGCGGGCGCGTGCACGTGACCGGCGTCGGCAAGCCCGAGCACCTGGCGCGCTACGGCGCCTCGCTGCTCGCCTCGACCGGCACGCCCGCGCAGTTCCTGCACGCCACCGAGTGCGTGCACGGGAGCGCGGGGCAGATGGTGGCGGGCGACGTCGTGATCGCGATCAGCAACAGCGGCGCCACCGGCGAGCTGCTCGCCGCGGTGGCGACCCTGAAGGCGCTCGGCGGCCGCGTGATCGCGATCACCGGCGGCCTCGACTCGCCGCTCGCGAAGGCCGCCGACGTCACGCTCGACGCCGGCGTCGCGCGCGAAGGCGGCGGCCTCGGTCTGGCCCCGCGCGCCAGCATCGCCGCTGAGCTGCTGGTGCTGGCCGCGCTCTCGACCGGCCTCGAGACCGCGCGCGGCTTCACCCGCGCCGACTACCACGCCCGCCACCCCGGCGGCCGGCTCGGCCAGCTCTCGAAGGGCTGACGGGCCTCGTCCCGGCGCCCCGGCGGCGCCTCCCGTCCGCGCTCCCGATCAGCTCTCCTCGCGCGCCTTCACGGTGAGGACGGCGCAGGGCGCCTTCTGCACGACCCGCTCCGCCACGCTGCCGAGCAGCAGGTGCTTGAGCCCCGTGTGCCCGCGCGTGCCGATCACGATCAGGTCCACGTGGCGCTCCTTCGCCTCCTCCTCGATCACGCTCGCCGGGTAGCCCTCGCGCAGCACGGTCTCGACCCGCAGCCCGCGCGTGCGCAGGCCCTGGGCGTGCTTCTCGAGGTTGGCGCCGGCGTCGCTCTTCACCTGCGCCCAGAAGTCCGGGGGCAGGTAGGCGCCCTCGAGCTGCTGGAAGTCGACCGGCAGGTGGTAGGCGTGGAGCAGGACCAGCGGGCAGCCGTGCTCCTCGGCCAGGTGGGCCGCCCAGTCGAGGACGGTGGCGGCGTTCGCGGAGAAGTCGATCGGGACCAGGATGGAGCGGATGTCGATCGTCATGCGCCTAGCCTGCACGGATTCCCAGGATGCGGCAAGGCCACCGGAGGTCGTTCGGTTGACGCCCCAGGACCCCGGCTCTACCGTGCGGAGCCGGTTTTCCAGGTCCCGGGGCCGTAGCTCAACTGGGAGAGCGCCTCGTTCGCAACGAGGAGGTTGGCGGTTCGATCCCGCTCGGCTCCACCACCCTGGTCCGCGACCTGCCGGACGCCCCGGGGAGGCGCGAGGGATCGCCGCGTGCGCCGGCCACACCGGCCGCCGTCACGACGTCTCCCGCAAGACACGCGGGAACCTCTCGCCGGGCCGGGGCCACCTACTCCGCGTCCCCCGGCCGGCCGCGGGAGCGGGTGCTGACCGAATGGCCGGAGTCGGTCCAGGGAAATCCTTGACCGATCGTGCGGAAGCTGGCAGAGGCTCCATCGTGCGGGTTGCGGCCGACACCGATCTCACCCAGCGCGCCGCCGCGGGCGATCGCGACGCCTTCGAGCAGGTGTTCGCCGACTGCCTGCCCTCGATCTGGGCCTTCGTCGGCCGGCGCACGCGCGGGCGCGCGGCGGCAGAGGCGCTCGCGAGCCGGATCCTGCGCCGTGCCTTCGCGGAGCTCGACGACTACGACGGGCAGGTGCCCTT
This DNA window, taken from Deltaproteobacteria bacterium, encodes the following:
- a CDS encoding sigma factor → MRVAADTDLTQRAAAGDRDAFEQVFADCLPSIWAFVGRRTRGRAAAEALASRILRRAFAELDDYDGQVPFAAWLLAVARRVASTNAPHPARPSGSPRHTHHA
- a CDS encoding universal stress protein, whose amino-acid sequence is MTIDIRSILVPIDFSANAATVLDWAAHLAEEHGCPLVLLHAYHLPVDFQQLEGAYLPPDFWAQVKSDAGANLEKHAQGLRTRGLRVETVLREGYPASVIEEEAKERHVDLIVIGTRGHTGLKHLLLGSVAERVVQKAPCAVLTVKAREES